Genomic DNA from Eptesicus fuscus isolate TK198812 chromosome 18, DD_ASM_mEF_20220401, whole genome shotgun sequence:
CTGCCGAGTGACCCTGAGCCGTGGGAATGGCTGGCATCTCACCGGAATGCAAATGCACTCCGGAGCTTCCCAGCAAAAGCCCAGGCTCTGGACTCCCTCAAAACCTGGGTGGGCCCGGCTCCGGGCTCAGTGGTTCAgctttgacctataaaccaggaggtcacagttcgattcttggtcggggtgcatgcccaggttgtaggcttgaaccccagtgtggggtgtgcaggaggcagccaatgattttctctcatcattgatctctctctctctctctctcccttcttctctgaaataaataaaaatatatatttttaatttttaaaaaatatatatattttattgattttttacagagaggaagggagagagatagagagctagaaacatcgacgagagagatacatcgaccagctgcctcctgcacacgccccactggggatgtgcctgtaaccaaggtacatgcccttgaccggaattgaacctgggacctttcagtccgcagaccgatgctccatacactgagccaaaccggtttcggctaaaaatattttttttaaaaaataaataaagctaaaaaaaccaaaaaataaaataaaaacccactACCAACAACACCCTGGGTGGGCTGAGAGCCTGGGGGACACACAGGTGGCCATCTCGAAGCTGAAGCGATGGCACAGACTCCTGCAGCGTGGGCGGGGCAGCTTAACCCGCGTTAACCTTCCCAGGCAGACGGCGCATGATTTTCATCTCTAAAAAATGTTGTTCCTACATCATTCCTATCTGGTCACCCAGAAATGTCTTCCCAGGAAGAAAGCCTCCTTCCTTAGACCCCCAAACCCTCAGCTTCCTGCCAGGTAGGCCACGCCCACTGCCAGGTGGGCATGATCCCTGCCCACTCACCCGTTGACACAGAATGGTGGCTCTGAAGCCAAAGTCCAAGGGTCTCTGGGAAGCTGCGGCGAGAAGGGAAGTGCCAGTGCCACCGGACTGACTGCCAGATGGGCCGGTGCCAGCGACGCCCGGCTCACACAGCCTCAGCCTCAGGGGCAGGGACAGACGCGCTGTgactctcctcccactccctcaccTCCGGGCAGCACCCCCCCGCCACTCTACCTctagcagctggggctgcagcagtCAGGGAAGGCTGGGCCTGGCCAAAACTTCCCCCCCTTCCTCCGGCTGGAGcctggagcagccagggagggaccctgggTCCCTGACAGCCTCTACCGAGGCACGGCTGCCTGCTGAAATGACCCAGAATCAAAAGAGAAAAGTCTCACGCCAcgcaaaaatgaaaaacaacattttattgtttcctgTTAAAATAGGGGGCTCTCATGGGAAAAGAGTGTGCAAGGAGAGCCTTCCTACACCGTGGGCGTTCTCCCTCACCCCAGCAGGCTGGGACTTCACCCCCAAACGCCTCACTGTGGAGGAGGGAAAGCTCTCTACCTGAGAAAGTAGACTACTCGTTCAACTTTGACCACTAGCATGCCTAAATACCGAACGTCCCACCGCCGCAGGCTACCTGGCCCTACACACGTGCTCATTCCACTCGGCTGACAGACACGGGTCTCAagttcccctcccgcccccgtgcatgtCAGATGGGCTGACACCCTGACATCTGGTGGGGGTTCCTGGCTAGGGATCAAAGGAGACTCGGCTCCTGGCCAGCTGGCTGTAAACATGCATGGTGCCTCCAGGGAAAGGCTGAGAGTTCCTCTTTTGAGACTAGTGTTTGGGGTACAGTAGGGCCAGCAGTCAACCAATCCGTGGAcagcactctggccacagcgggTATCCGGTCTAGAAGCTCCTGACCCCGTCTCAAAATCCTCCTGAGATCCCTTAAACTGGCAAGAGCGACTTCAAGTTTCAAACGGCACACCAGGTGGAGGATGTCATTAAGGCACACGGTCGGTCTCAGCAAGTCCCTGCACAGAGCTCtgacctctccccccgcccccttcaggACGGCCTCGTCCTGCCCACCGCTCCTCTTCGGGAAGTTTCCAGCATCCAGGAGCCTCGAGCAGCCTTCAGCCTCACAAGTTGGGGGTGATCCAATTAAGGAACTTCATGGCGACTTCAAAGCCAAGGAAACAGGCCTGGAGAGGGTTTGGAGGAAGAGAAGAGCGAGCGCGAGTTGTGACCACTAGACCCCAGCAGCACGCAAGTTGTGACCACTCAGACCCCAGCAGCACGCTGGGCCCAGACCTTCCCTAACCGCACTCCCACCCGGTCAGGGGCTCAAGGTGTGCCTTCTCATTCCCAAGAGGGGAAGACAGCGCATGTCCACAGCGGCCCCTGTGCTGGCCAGGCCAGGTAAGCAAAGCCGCTCACCTCAGAGAATCTCAAAGGCAATTCTTCCTGCATCTTCAGGAAAGGAAGCCAATTAGAAGGCTCTGGCTGAGGGTGGGGTTTTGGGAAAACCGAGCCCCCAATCCAATCCCAGGAGCAGGCAAAGGTCGCCCGCCGGGGCCCTGTTCTGAACCCCGCAGGGAGAGCACAGCCCGCGCCACTCACCGCGTTGGCTGGGAAGGCTCGGATCATCACGGCGTTGAACCCCTTGTACAAGGACGTGACCCCTTCGTTCTGGACCAGCTCCCTCAGCACGTCTCGGAAACCATTGGGGTATTTCCCAGGAGGTGCTGTGGGCAGAACCCGACTGTTAAGTCTTCGGGAGCTTCCTGGCCTGACATGGTGACCCCCGTGAGGACAGTCTCGCACTCAGGCCGTCCTGCGGGGTCACAGCACAGGGAGCGGGCGCCTTGCAGGTCACCTGGGACCAGGCCACAGACAGCACAGCTCAGCTTGGGACAGACAGACACGAACGTCTGGAGCACTGGTGccgaggggggaggagaggggggggacAGTGAAACGGCCTCCTGCTCCGGTCCAGGAAGGAGAGTTGATTCGACTTCTTATCTCACTCACTTGGGGTTCAGGCCGACAAGAGCATGCTGGTCAGACGGGTGCTGGGTGTGCGGTGGAGAGGGAGTGACCCTCAGGCCTAAGGCTCTGCACCCCAGGGGCAGCCAGTCCCAGGACCCACCCCGCGCCacccacccctctgccctccaCTCACCAGTCTGGAAGCGGGACTTCAGCACGTCCGGGGGGATCGCCACAACCCAGTTGAAGATCCCTGCGACGCCCCCAGCCACCAGGATCCGAGGCACGCTGAGCTCACTGACGCTGCAGACCAAGCAGAGTCAGACGCGGCTGTGAGCGGACGCTGACCGCCCCTCCTGCGCAGACAGCGAGGGAGGGACTGGCCGGAGCGGAGCGAGAAGGGCCAAGGCCAGGGCTCCCGGGGCCTGCAGCGGCGCCCTGGAGGAGGGTTCATGCACTTGTTTCCAGTACTTGACCGGCTGGGTGAGGCACAGAGCGAGAGAGGGGTCAGCTGGGCCTCAGCAGCCACGAGAGGAACGGGGCATGCAGCCAGAAGCAAGCGCCACTCCTGCCTCCGGACCCACGCACGGCAGGGCAGCCTGCCCACCCGGAACAAAGCGGCTTCGAGCTGTCCTGGTCTCCTCACCTCTTTCCCTCGGGAGTTAAGATATTTTTCAGCCATTCATATGTCATGAAATACATCCCACTGGCTGGAACATCTGTCAGTGGCAAGAGAGATGTGAGTTAAACGATGTAAATCCCCACGGATTTCCTGAACTTAGCAGAGCCGAGCGTGGCACATCCTTCAGGGGTTCCTGGGAAGTCCCTCAGAGCACACCCTATCTGCAGTAATCGCGATGTAGGGCCAGATGCTGCTCTGGGGCAAGTGCTGGTGAGTGAGTGTAAACACACATGACATCACTTCATGTTCCAAGTCCCTCTGCGTGGTCCCTACGGACATGCCCACTCCAAGCAGTTATAACCGCACCTAGCCTCTGGCCTTCCTCCAGGCTACCAGCTCAGGACAAGGGTGGGccatctctgcctctcctacTGCCTCTCAAAACCAGGGAGAGCCtgagccggtgtggctcagtggatagagcatcggcctgcgaactgaagggtcccaggttcaagggcacatgcctgggttgcaggctcgatccccagtagggggtgtgcaggaggcggccaatcaatgactctctcatcattgatctttctatctctctccttctccctcctctctgaaatcaataaaaatgtattaaagccctagctggtttggctcagtggatagtgcatcagcctgcaaactgaagggtcttaggttcgattctggtcaagggcacatgtcctggttgcaggctcgatccccagtaggaggcgtgcaggaggcagccaatcactgattccctcccatcactgatgtttctgtttctctctctcccttcttctctgaaatcaataaaaaaaaaaaatttttttaaatgtattaaaaaatccTACAAAAAACAGGGAGAGCGCCCAATAGTTCCGAAGTCACTCTTTCTTCCCACTCATCCCTCCGGCCACAATTTCTACCTACTTGCCACTCCCCTCCAACTGTCTCTGTCATGACTTCTACCCTCGAGGGGCAGCCCAGCAGAGGATGGACGGTCCCCGATCTTTATATGCGTCCATGTTGGCCAGAGGTGCGACTGCCTAGAACCACACACAGTCCCAGCCTTGTCAGCGCTGTGGCACTATGGTGCCAAGGCTAAGATGGCGGTCCTCCTCAGGCGGGCCCCAGGGTGGCCTCGGCGGGGGCCTCGAGGCTTACCTCGCATGAGGGTCAGCACAGTGCCCTTGTAGATGCCCCGGATCCCGGACTCCTGGTACACCTTCTTCGCGCAGTCCAGGGCGCCGGTGTACTTGGTTTCCCCGGAAGAAGCCTGGAtctgaggggagcagggaggcagcaggtcagCAGGAGCCTCCCAGCCGGCAGACGCGCGGGTTACAGAGGCCGGCAGAGTGCGTGAGGACGTGGTCAGTGGCATGGGACCAACAGAAGGTGCCGGTCAAAACAACAGGCATGTGGAAGGTACAGTATTGGTGCGAGTCACTATGAAATAAGGCCAGGTGAAAAGATCACCAATGTACACGCACTGACTGGAAAAAATCAACAGAGGAgctgggagaaagggaagaactCCCCCAAGTACAAAAGCATTCCCAACCCAGTGCGTTGGAAGATCTAGACGGGAGGAGACAAATTcacttagtccagtggtcggcaaactgcggctcgcgagccacatgcggctctttggccccttgagtttttagcaaaggccagcttaggagtgccctaattaagttaatgacaatgtacctacctatatagtttaagtttaaaaaatttggctctcaagataaatttcaatcgctgtactgttgacatttggctctgtggactaatgagtttgccgaccgctgaccTAGTCTAGTTCCACAAACGTCACTGGGCACAACGCCATGCCCAGACCGAACCGAGGCGAAGCCTGGTTAAGGAAAGGTGAACGGGGCGCGGCACTCAGAGCTCTCTAAGTGTCTGGCTGGAGGTCCTGTGCAGAGCCAGGGGCCGGCCAGGAGCGGTCCCCATCCGGTCCCAGGGACCCGGCGCCTAAGAGCCAAGAGCCCGAGGGCAGGCAGGCTGTAACCCAGCAATGACCTGAGGGAAAGACAGCCCCaagctgcctacaagagacccacctcaaaaccaAAGACACACAgggtgagagtgaagggatggggaaaatTCTCCAtgcaaatgggaaagaaaaaaagctggagtagcaatactcatatcccacaaaacagactttaaaagcatcatgctaagcgaaataagccagtcagagaaagataaatatcgtatgatctcactcatttgtggaatataatgaacaacataaactgatgagcaaaaatagcgCTGGGGGGAGGGATATTCTAGAAtctaatagaagtaatcctgttatttgcagatttttaatatttccttcaacttttgtgatattatactatgttggtatagttttggtaatattattatacttaaaatccttttattcctgaaatatttatgtttattgcatgtaatatttttatatgtaggatcatctttcttgaataattggtgtttgttgcatgtaacattatcatatttaaaatcatttttcttgaaatattaatgtttgttgCATGTAACGTTATTATAGTTaagatcgtttttcttgaaataaaaaaaactgggggaaaaaagaaagatgtcaatttctctaaaaataacaaagaaactatagactgggagaaaatatttgtaagccACATTTCTAACAAAACACTATTATCTAGAATAAAGGACTATCAAAactcaataatataaaaataatccgattagaaaatgggcaaaatatatgaacagacatttcaccaaataGGAAATACAGGAAGCAAATAGCACATAAAAAGAGTTCAACATCTTCCGcttttagggaaatgcaaattaaaaagagCTACCCCTGCACACCGGTGAGAACGGCTAAAATTAAAGCAGTGAGAACAccaggtgctggtgaggatgcgagAAACTGGATCACTCACACACTGCCGGTGGGGAAAATGGCACAGCCCAGAACAGTccagcagtttctttaaaaaactaaacatgcagCTACCATATGACTCAGTAACTGTACTACTGGGCATTTATCCCGGAGAAATGAAGgtttattttctcagaaaaatctctgtatataaatgtttatagcatctttattcataatagccaaaaactggaaacaactcagatgtccttcaatggataaaaagttaaacatgttGTGGTTCATCCACACCATGAACTCCTTAAAAGGAATGAATTATTCATACATCAACAATATGAATGAATCCCCAGAAATTCATGCTGAGTTTAAAAAGCCAGTATGAGctcagccagtttggctcagtggttgagcatcgacctgtgaaccagggggtCGATTTCCagtcgggacacatgcctgggtggcagactcaatacccagtaggggaagcaggaggcaaccgatcaatggttctctctcatcactgatgtttctgtctctctctccttctcccttcttctctaaagtcaataaaacatgttaaaaaagaaaagttcacaTACTGTAaggttccatttatataacattcttgaaatttcaaaattatagaaACAGAGTATAGATTAATGGTTGCTGGAGTGGTTAAGGACTGGAGCGGGGAGAGGAGTGGATGTGGTTATAAGAGTGTAACACGAAGGACCGACTGTGGCAGGCTGGAAATGTTCTGTGTTGTGACTGTATCAATGTCAATACCCTGGTTGTGACATTGCACCATAGTTTTAAGATGTTGCCATTGTGAGAAAACGGGGTAAAGGGCACGAGGGATCTCtatgtattatttctttccttgtttttttctttgtattatttctcACAACTGCACGTGAGTCTATTATATTATCTCAAAATCAAAagcctaatttaaaaaatatacaaaatggcATGACAGCTGTAAACCAGGAAAAAGAACTGGCCACATAAGCGATTAATAACCTTAatcccaaagggaaaaaaaataaccttcaTCTGTCCAAAGCTTTTATAAatcaatttaggaaaaaaaaaaaagagcaaagaacACAAATAGGTACTTCCCAAGGAAAAATACAAGCAATTAATATTAATCAAAACAATCAGGAGCATGTGCAGAGAGATTCGCTGTGGCATATAATCTGCCACACCCCCAGGTGAGGGATTATTGGGTAAATGACAGCCACATATATAATGAAATCAGTTGCGGAATATTATGCTTGAGAAAAATAATCACAGAAAAATAATATGGTATATCAAGGGGGGAAAGTTGGTTATAAAAATTGTAGTAGGTgatcccaatttttttttttttaaatacaccctactgattttttacagagaggaatggagagggatagagctagaaacatcgatgagaaagaaacatcgatcagctgcctcctgcacaccccccactggggatgtgcccgcaaccaaggcacatgccctcgaccggactcgaacccaggacccctcagtccgcagactgacactccatccactgagccacaccggttttggcccaattttatttcaaacttaATATACAAGTTTACCAAAAAGACTAGAATTCACACAGAAGCGCAACCGTGGTTACCTCAGTGGGGTAGTATCACGGGTGATAAATACgtgtggttttttgtgtgtgcttctCTGCATTATCAAAATTGTCCAGCAAGAACTGTGTATTAAATTATTTCAGCTATTCCAAGGAAAAGTGGtgacatttgctttttaaaagaggtTCTGTGTGGCCCTGGCCTGATGGTTCAGTTGTTAGAGCGTTTTCCCGtatattcctggtcagggcacatacctaggttgtgggtatgggaggcaactgatcgatgtttctctctcacactgatgtttgtttgtttatttatttattttaaaatgtatttttattgatttcagagaggaagggagagggaaagagagatagaaatatcaatgatgagaatcattgattggttgcctcctgcacgccccccacttgggatcaagcccgcaattccagcatgtgcccctgaccagaattgaacctgggacctttcagtctgcaggccaacgctctatccactgagtcgaaccagctagggcattcacattgatgtttaaaaaaacacacacaaaaaaaaaaacacccggAGTCCTggccagccggtgtggttcagtgtcaacctacgaaccaggaggcagcagttcacttcccagtcagggcgcatgcccaggttgcgggcttgccCCGTAGGGAGTAtgcagtgattctctcatcactgatgtttctccctctcccccttcctctctctcttcctccccaccctccctcttccccccatccTCTCCTGCtcgctcttgctctctcccttcctctctgaaatcattaaaaagatattttaaagtgaaaacaataaagaaaggaTCCCAGGGGTCAGGCCGGAGGACACGCCGGCCCCTGAGGGCACTGAGCCTCAGGGCATCGGGTGGAGACCAGATGCGGGGCAGGAgcagcctggccttcacctcTGAGGAGACAGGACTTGCCTGTCAGAGCACCTGAAGCAGACGCTAAAAGGGTCGACATGTCTGGATTGACATGTCACAGCGGTTGCTCTGTTGCACTGTCCTGGTTCTACTACGTACGACTGCTTCCGTGTTCCTGAAAACCTTGAACTGTTTGCACACCTGgcctgagcctggctggtgtggcccagcggatagagcgacggcctgcggactgaagggtcccgggtatgattccagtccagggcacaggcccaggttgcgggctcgatccccagtggggggcgtgcaggaggcagccgatcatgattctctctcatcattgatgtttctaactctctctccctctcccttcctctctgaaataaattaaaaaaaaaaaaaagtaaaaggacaTGAACATCCACATATTGTATCTGAATAGAAAAGCtggccacctccccccacccagatcccaccctcACCTGTAACAGGCACTTGATCCTTTCTCCAGGGGTCATGATCCCGGTGGTGAAGACGCCTGACAGCATCCCAGCTGCAAACAGTTGGGGGTAGCTGTATCGAAAACAAAAGCCAGAGGCAAGTGCCTGTGACCACCTGCCCAGGACGGAGGCAGTCCCAGCCGAGGATGACTGTGTAAGAAAAAGTAAGTCCGTGGCCTGGGCAGAAAGCCCCGCACTGATAAGTCATATTTTGCACAAAAGCCGAGTTCCAGGGGTATTCCGCTGTCAGACCTCGCAGGGCAGGGGCCTCGGTGTCAAGAGCCATGGGACGCCCACCTGTCCGTGCAGCGGCCTCACCTGTGGGGAGAAGCTCTGTGGTGAGACTCGGTTTCCCCCCGGGGCCTGCCACGCACTGTGACGATGGACAACTCTCCAGCTCTCTGGGCCTTGCTTTCCCATCCACAAAACTCAGGGTTgctggcgggaggggcgggggaggggagccacTAATCAGGACCTGGATCTCAGTCGGTCCCAGATCTGCTCCAATCTCACTTCCTCTGGAGCACCAAGGGCCTGAGAACATTCTAAGCCAAGATTCAAGCAGGACACAAGGCCGGGAGAGCAGCCGTGGCCACCTCCACAGGCGGAGGGGCGCCTGGCCAGTCTGAGGAATGTGCTATGAGAGACTGAGGAAGGGCAGACAGGGATGGTACCTGGACAGGCACGATGGGTCCTGAGGCCTCTGTGCAGGGACGGTCCCGAGAGGCCAGCGATACGGCCCTCACCCTGGCCCCACAGAACGAGCCACACTGAGTGTCTGGAGGAGTCCTAGCATGCGTAGCCCACAGCTGTCATGCCACTTCCGGCATCTTTTCCTCCTGGGATGAGCAACACCAGGCTGGGCTAGAGGCAACGGGACTTAAAGCTACAATGAACCTCTCCACAGAGTCCCCACAACTGAGCAAATGTTGCTCAAGAACTTCACTTACTCGCCTAAGCCTCAGGCCGCACCTACCCAAGCCTCTGACAGCTGAGCCTCAGGCCAGTTCCACCCAAAGGGGAGCACAAGCCCCGAGGAACAGTCTGGACAGCCCAGCTTTGCCCACACACTCGCCCCAGGCAGGAGCCcgcatctggggggggggggggggatgcaagCCCAGCACCAAGGTGCCGGCCGAACAGCCAGGAGACACTCTCGTGCAGGGGCTCCTTCACGGTCCGTTCACACTGCTGTCCCCAAGGGGAGACCTCTCGGCAGACACATGTCCCCGTAGGAGACCAGCATGCTCCATTCTCCCAGCACGCCCGGACCCCAGGCCGggctcccctccacctcctggaACTGGGACTTTCCTGTGAATGGGTGTCTGTGTGCGCACAGGGTGCCGCGTAGACACTctgcttgcctccctgcctctgcaccCCTCTGGGGGGCGTCTGTGAGAGCTGGCCCTTCCTGGGCGTCTACCCCAAGGCCCTGGTGCTGCTCCTTTCCCCTCGGCCTTCAAACGCCAcacgctggggggggggggggggggggagagactggcagggctgtgggggtgggtCCTGAGTGTGTCAGCCTTTGCTGCTGCAGGAGAGTGTTCCTCTGAGTCTGACAGGCTCTAAGGGGAACACGGCCCGCGGCCAGAGTGCTGGCAGTGACCCCGCTGGGGCCGGGTGCGTGGCCCCGGGACAGCGTGAGAAGCCCGTTTTCAGGAGCTACTTCTGGCGTGAGCTGTAACGCTGGCTCATCGGCCCCTTCATACCCAAATCCAACTTCTTAAAGTTTATTGGAGAGAAAAACACCAGCTCATTCCACGTTATCAGAGAAACTAACATTAGACGCCACTACAACCGTGTTATAGAAACGGAGTAAATGAAAATGGGAAGCTCCCTTTCCCAGCCAGGTGATGGGGTGCTGCAGCTCCCGCACTGCTCCGGCACCGGCCCCAGGCAGCGCCCAGGGGCTGTATCAGTCATGTCCCCGTAAGAGCCGTAAGAGCCGCTACTTCACAGAAGGAATTCCACAGCCCGGCGAGGAAGGAGGGGTGCCTTTTCCCTCCTGGTTCGCAGGCAGAGGACACGTAAGCGGCTCCCCCGTGGCCCTTCCAGGGCAGCGCCGGCCCGTGGACAGCCACCACCTGTCAGCACCGTCCCTCCTTCACCCGGTCCCCACAGGCAGCGCAGCACCTCGTGCCCCAGGCCTGTGAGCACTCACCTGAGCACGTCTTCTGGGTGTTTCTGTTGCAGTTTCTTCCCCAAACCAAACCCGAAGAAGCACACCGCGAACATGGGGGTGACCCCGATGATGGGGGCAGCCATGCCCCGGTACAGCCCCGTGATGCCCTGCAAGGAAGCAGAGCTGTTACAGACACCCGCCCTTTGCCCCgaggcttccttcctcccctctccgctGAGCAAGGAGAGGGCTTAAAAGGAAGAACCCCCGCATTCACCAGGAAGAGTTGTCCTCCGCCCGGGCCAGCGTGCCTCGGTGGCTTGGCGTCATTCTGAGCACCACAAGGCTGCGGGGAGTCCCGGGCAGGGCACGTGCCCGAggtgcaggctctatccccgACAGGGAGCACGCAGAaggcttaattttaaaaacaaatacaaaagtcCCTcccacatcaatgcttctctctctccctctcctttcctctctctctcaaaatcaataataaatattttttaaaaagagaaacaattgtactTAATATACCGTTGGAGAAAGTGGAAAACAGTACCCATTCTGGAAGAAAATCTGGCAGTATGTTGCATACCCTTTTACCAGGAAATTCTGCCCAGAAATGTATTCTAAGGGAATACTCAGAgatgtaaaataataacaataccatCAGGCACTTACAAGGCACCAAAATCTTGAAACGAATCGAAAAGCTCCCAAATAGGAGATAAATGAGACAAATTGTAGAAATTCCATAAACAGACTGCCACACAGTCATGAGGTCACATTGTAACATGAAGAAACTGTTAAGTGAAAACAACGCAGGCTATAGGACAGGACGTACAATGTGATGTGACCTCCTTGGGGTAAGATCACGGGTGAGGAAGAAATGATTGTCTTTTCCAAGCATTAAGACATGGGATTTTCATTGTTAGAAACAACAGTGGGACTGCACATCCGTTTTGACGAGTATAGCTGGGTACGAAAGCAATGATGCAGCAGCTGTAAATAGGCAGTGAGACGGAGAGACAGCTATCCCAACCAACAAGGGCAGGGAACCCAGGGAGAGAAGGCCGGGACCTGGCAGAGCGAAGGGACTTCCAGGGTG
This window encodes:
- the SLC25A20 gene encoding mitochondrial carnitine/acylcarnitine carrier protein encodes the protein MTDQAKPISPLKNLLAGGFGGMCLVFVGHPLDTVKVRLQTQPPSLPGQPPMYSGTFDCFRKTLMREGITGLYRGMAAPIIGVTPMFAVCFFGFGLGKKLQQKHPEDVLSYPQLFAAGMLSGVFTTGIMTPGERIKCLLQIQASSGETKYTGALDCAKKVYQESGIRGIYKGTVLTLMRDVPASGMYFMTYEWLKNILTPEGKSVSELSVPRILVAGGVAGIFNWVVAIPPDVLKSRFQTAPPGKYPNGFRDVLRELVQNEGVTSLYKGFNAVMIRAFPANAACFLGFEVAMKFLNWITPNL